The DNA segment GTAACGCGGCGTAATCCCGTTTTCCTGCGGCATGATCCAAATCTGATACAAACGCAGGCGGTCGGTATTGCTCGGGTTGTATTCCGAGTGACGAATGCCCGTCCCGGCGCTCATTATCTGGAACTCACCGGCAGGAACCTGCTCTTTGTTACCCATGCTGTCCTGGTGTTCCACTGCGCCTTCCAGCACATAGGTCAGGATTTCCATGTCTTTATGCGGGTGCGTCCCAAAGCCCTGGCCTGCTTCAATAACGTCATCGTTAATCACGCGCAGTGCCGAGAAGCCCATAAAGTTAGGGTCATAGTAGTTTGCAAAAGAAAAAGTATGCCAGGAATCCAGCCAGCCATGATTCGCATGACCACGGTCGTTTGCTTTGCGTAAGTAGATCATTGTATTCACCCCCCAGATGTTTTCGATGGAGTAAGTGTGAACCCAATCCAGACGGGATCATAGAGGGTGAAAATTGACTCCTCTGTTCAAAAATTATGAACAAGCCCAGAGACGTTGATTTTGTTTATTTCGCAAGGGTTACTGTGGCCGGAGACGCCTGTTCAAACGCCCGTTCAAGGATCTCAAGGTTGGTGAGA comes from the Citrobacter koseri ATCC BAA-895 genome and includes:
- the yhhW gene encoding quercetin 2,3-dioxygenase codes for the protein MIYLRKANDRGHANHGWLDSWHTFSFANYYDPNFMGFSALRVINDDVIEAGQGFGTHPHKDMEILTYVLEGAVEHQDSMGNKEQVPAGEFQIMSAGTGIRHSEYNPSNTDRLRLYQIWIMPQENGITPRYEQRRFDAVQGKQLVLSPDARDGSLKVNQDMELYRWALLKDEQSVHQISAERRIWIQVVKGNVTINGTKASTSDGLAIWDEQAISIHADSDSEVLLFDLPPV